One Asterias rubens chromosome 8, eAstRub1.3, whole genome shotgun sequence genomic window, TCTGTTGTATTTGTTGTCAAAAAGTATGTCTAAAACTCTGATCTTAATTTGTTCTCCTAGTTTATCTGTCAGTACCTTATCGTCAAGTTCAAGTCGAGGATCATTAAGCGCTTCCAGTCGAGGTTCATTAGCCTCCAGTAAAGGCTcgttaaacagcgccctcagttACACCGATATGCCGCCATCCCAGTATTCTATAGATCTAAATATGAAAGATATTCAACAAAAGGTAAACAAACTCAAGCTCATGTAAATGTTTACATTATATTAAATTAACTTCCTGATAGCTGCAGAAAAGCAAACTCAATTAAATCATTCAAGAAATTGCTGAAGAATCTCATGTTTTGTCGACAGAGAATTTAATCGCAGTTGAAAATGTGACCCACTAACttaggcatccttggtttcaatGCTAGTAATATGTCATAATATACATaatcaagattttttttcttcagcaaATCATTCCAGGGTCCCCAGGGAGAACATTTCATGTTTTTGAATAGTTGTTTaaaatttgttatgttttttttctgatggTGCAGGTGGATGCACTCTTCCATGGGAGTATGGAAGGCATGGGTTCCTCCGCTCCTAATTCCCCTCAACACATCAAGCCGAGTCCTGCCAATGTCATGTCGGTTCCTGGTGGTGTTGAGAACCACAAATCCATGACGTCCCTATCCTCCCGGTCATCTCTTTCCTCCATGTCGCCTCCCTCATCGCCAAGCACCGCCCATCTCAACGGCGACATTATGAGATACGACGGACCCCCGCCGACTTACATCGATCACTTGAGCACCGTTCAGAGACAGAAAAATAACATCGCTGGGTATTTGCAGACACAGGGTCTTGAGGATGATCACCTCGCGGGGGGGCTATCGCAGCTGACCCTTAACGGTGGGGAGGGAGTGATGCAGATGCCCCACCCTCAAGGAGCTCAGGATGGGGGTGTTTTGCCTGGAGGAGGTGGTGTAGCGGTAGGAGGGAGGGGGCTGGTACGGCTGAGTATGGATCCTAAGATACCCGGTGCTGAGTATAACGTAGAGATAATCGGTAATACGCCACTTAGCCCGATCAGTGAAGGCATTGCAGGTATGTTAATCATTTTTATCGAACACAAATTTAAGGCgaacacaaatttaatttgCTTATTATCGctgatttagaaaaaaaagattattttttagatcacaatacaaaatgctgtATACAGAAATACAGTTCATCTCCACACTATTTGCATGTTTAGTACCCAAGCAGTCAAGCCAACCTATTGAGAATGTGGGAATGTTGTGGGTTTGATTCCTTCCCAAGTTGTCTGGGAATATTTTAGTGTTTTAGAAATTGCAAAGCACTAACaaggtttataaaaaaaacttatagTCTAGGAATATTTGCCAGCCCATGGCCTCAATTAGCCCATACCCTCTTCTCCTATGCCACTCCACACcaaattgtttgaattttgaTAAGATGGGAAAGCCTAATCAAGAAGAGAATCTAATCACTCAATGTTCACATACTTTTCTGGggaatcgtaagacattgtttgaaaacgTACTCATGTTCCACCACAGTGGTCTTGTAGCAATGCACTGCAGTTCAGTGCATCCAAGTTGCCTACAAAATTTGCCTCTTGTGACAATGCCCTAAGGCCTATCTCCGAACCCACAACCATGTGGTTGCAAGTCTTACAGTCTACCCACCGGACCACGGTAACCATTAAGTCTTATATTaagagatgtttaatttgcattcgggataaagaatattaattggtttttacccatacactgatgtgtgtgtaagcactgtatactcagttctttcccattcttgtttaaaaatttcacaggcatgttactcgggtgggattcaaacccacgacccttgcaattttagagcagtgtcttaccaactagactaccgaggttgcccggtagctagaggctgttcgaatcctatgttttggcagcgggtaccgcaacgataataagagttgttaaatttgcatcgggataaagattATTAGTTGGTTTTTACCCAAGTCTTATATTCTTGTTTCTTTATTTCAGGTGTTGACTTACGGCGTCTTGAGAGTCAGTCCGCAGCGGCTGCTAGGAGTGTTACTGCAGCAGTTTCAGATGAATCCATGACAGGAGACAGCGGAGTTTATGAAGCATCTAATAAGAGGTTAGATAACTGACACTGGACATCTCTACTCTATTCCTATTGGATTCTGGAGTGGGTTTTCTTAATGAATAGAAACAATCGGGGACCGATGTGAAGTGAGTCATAGTGGATACATACAATGTAAACCAAGCAGGCAAGCAGCTAGGCAGTGTGCGTGGAAAGGCTTGGCTGCTTCTCGGAAACGGCCGTACCTGGTTTGATTACAAGGTAGTGGCCTACCCACTGTGAGACACGTGACTGCTGTCGCTGATTGTGTCTATTCATTGAGAAAACCCAAACCAGAATCAAGACATCCAAAGAGTAGACATTTGGACGAGTTCAGATGAAATTAAACCTGGTATCCAAAAAAACctgttaattttgtaaaaaacctTCATTCACTATTTCATTCCGCTTACTATTCCAACTCCAGTGGAGTGTGCGGCTCTTGTCTCCGACTAAACACACTTGTAGCTAAGTTACTACAATAGCAATTAATACTAATACCTACCTTATTGTTAATACTAATACCTACCTTATTGTTAATACTAATACCTACCTTATTGTTAATACTAATACCTACCTTATTGTTAATACTAATACCTACCTTATTGTTAATACTAATACCTACCTTATTGTTAATACTAATACCTACCTTATTGTTAATACTAATACCTACCTTATTGTTAATACTAATACCTACCTTATTGTTAATACTAATACCTACCTTATTGTTAATACTAATACCTACCTTATTGTTAATACTAATACCTACCTTATTGTTAATACTAATACCTACCTTATTGTTAATACTAATACCTACCTTATTGTTAATACTAATACCTACCTTATTGTTAATACTAATACCTACCTTATTACTAATACCTACCTTATTGTTAATACTAATACCTACCTTATTGTTAATACTAATACCTACCTTATTGTTAATACTAATACCTACCTTATTGTTAATACTAATACCTACCTTATTGTTAATACTAATACCTACCTTATTGTTAATACTAATACCTACCTTATTGTTAATACTAATACCTACCTTATTGTTAATACTAATACCTACCTTATTGTTTCGTCCAGACCAACAGAAGCAGATGACGACCCTTACCTTGTTGGTCTACCGAGTCTAAACTGTGCCCAAATACAGCTCACTCTCCAATATGTGTCAAACGAGGGGGTACTTGTAGTAGCTTTAGAGCAGCTTCGACACATCAGGGCTCTGTTGCCGGCTGAGTGCACAAAATTGTAAGTTGTTAAGACTGATCGTTCTGGTTTGAAcgaagacaaattgactggagGGGTATTCGAAGAAATAACCTCCGAATTAATGTTTTGGATTAATGTTTTACACTGAATCTACGGTTTCAGTAGTTGCCGGATGTGTCAATAATGAGCCACAAGATTGAGAAGTgataatttataaaatatttttagtttaaaaaaaaaaaaattcctgctTTGTGCTTAAATTAATTGTTGAATATATTCATTTATGAGATTTGCAacaagcattattttgttcaaaacttttgcttttgataaattgttgattcatattttaacaaaattaaatttttaactGGCAGTGAGTTgcagaaacaaaatcatgatTGCTTAATTATTATAACATATTTCTGGTATGGCTGGTAATGAAACTAAGGTTACCTCGTAAGTAAACCTTATCACTCGCAAGCCTTAGGAAACCTGTAGACAACGGTGCTTGCTATGTAAAACAGAAACACTCGGGTTTACCTCTGCTCTTCCACGATGAGTGTTCTGGGTACTTTAACATGCACTACCCATTCTAGCACATGAGACCGATGGCTTGAagttccatccgaaggacaaagggattatagtaaagtatcttgctcaaggatacaattGTCATGACTGTAACTCAAACACCAGACCTTTATTCTaatgctcttaactgcttggcTAGCCACTGCTCGACTGCTAGTCCACAACACGTGATAAAACTTATGGTTTATTTACAAGGGATGGCAATGCACTATTTTTTACACTTTGCTCCTTTTtcagggtggcatggttggcttgtgcgttaggcgctcgcctctcaccaaggtgaccctcgTTCGATTcacggccagggccatatgtgagttgagttttgcgttggttctctgctgtgccacaagggttttccagatcATCCGGTTTTCCTTCCTttgggaaaaaatcaaacacttttgatcttggctgtgctccgtggtcataatgggttgatgtggctggcagccaaaggcgcccttgcatgcctacttctcgaacacattgtagccacgtccttcgcaattcagctcttagctgcgagtaaggatgattagccccccaaattatgtGTTCTTTCATTGCAAGTGATTGACCTAATTTGTTTGCATAACTCACTCGTCACATTTCATGATCTTTCTTCTAGCTACATCAAGGGTGACATTCTACCGTGCCCTCCCAACGCCAACCTCAGCTTCAAGACAGACAACATTGAAGACACAAGTCTCAGGGTACTAGGTCAGACAGTCAGCTTACCTATCATGGAGAATAAGATTGGTACCAAGACCCTGCAGCTGTATGTGTGGAGTGTAGGTGCTATGCAGTTGGAGGAGTGTGTGGTAAGTCAAGTGGCTATGGCTGTGCCTAGCACTTAGCCATAGCCGATGCCAAAGACACTCGAactacaaaatatacaaattatacaaaaaccTAGCTTAAAGAAGTGGCTTTGACTGCATCAGTTTCTTTAGCAATACTCTTACATGGATACTGGACTACTGGTGCAGGTAGCCACAGCCACTGTCATAAACTGAATCCTttttgtggccgagcggttaagagcttggaactcaagctctggtgtttctggtcagcagagtgagggttgagacccagtcatgacacttctTTCCAATTAAATTCAactcaaaaatggtttattaaaacatgtatcGCAGTTCAAAACTGAATTGCCAGCATCaaatatgttaaaaaatacatcaaatagaaatttacaataagGATATTTAACAAGcagttattattatatacattgtCAAAAGTACATTGGTAAAAACTTAGAAGGCGCAATTATTATATTCTgttctaaagcaagacacttaaccatagtGCTTCGTTTGTTCAGATGAGACGTAAAGccataggtcctgtgtgttgtttaaaaacaaaaatgcacacaaaagaCCCCAACACACTTATCACTAAGATAAGTGGTTCGTCTGGTGTGTCTGACAGTGCATTTATATTCAATCATGAAGGCTGCCCTCAAAAGGAAGGAAAAACAAGATGGTGATGTGATGACATCAGTACATAAGGTATATTTCTTCTGCAAACCAATACAGCTACAATCAATGCAAAAATTACTCAAGTGGCCGCTAATTCTGAATGTTAAAAAACAGTGTTTTAGTGTACATAAAATTTGTctaagtttttgtttcattattgttTAGTATGGAATTTTGAGAAAATGATTTGATAATTTGTCACGTTTTTCATCTTTCTACAGGGAGGGACAAGGATAAGTTTAGCCAACGTGAACCCTCGCCATTCAGCCAAATCCCAATGGCATAATATCGTCAACTTTAAAGTCCTTCAGATGGAAGCTCAACGCTATGCAGCTTCAACACCCTCCGATTCAAACCACCAGGTAAGGATGGGTCTCAAGGAGGTCGTTCATGCTCTCTAGGCGCAGAAAAACAGTCCCAGAGTAGGGATGGGATTCTTACGCCTTTTGGCGGAATTCCGACTTTGGAAAACCgtcttttgttttcagttcTGACCTTTTTAAAATCCCCGACTTTGGcaaattgaattttgaattgGCGGGCAAGTCTTATCTTTTTTTTACTAGTCCTCTGGGTTAAAAACAATTTCCTTGTCACAATAAGTTAGGGGTATGGTGGTAGAATCCCAATGAGAGATGATTTTTGAGGTTTGTAAAATGGCTTGACAAGTTTGCTTGGCCAGAGAGTGAGAAAATAGTAAAGGGAAGTAAAGTTTGATACACAAATATcagtctttttaatattttctaaatctcattcaattgttttcatagtgctttatactatcaaaagatgctgtaggcttctaaaccaatagttgttattgccattcgTTTTTAGagacggctcgctctgaagtaatgtagttttcgataaaagaagtaattttccactacatttttttatttcgagacctcataattagattttgaggtcttgaaatcaagtatctgcaagcacacaactttgtgtggcgtGGTTGTTTTTACTTCCATTATGATCTCATAACTTAAACAcccaattgagatcaaatttacaggtttgttattcagtgcatatgttgagaaacaccaggTGACAAAACTGATTTGAGATGTATTTTTGAATTCTTCAACGCtgtaatttttcttttcaaatagtctGGTGAGTTATTTACCTCTCGGGTTCGACGAGCGTCCGTCGGTGACAAACCGTCTTCGACCATTGAGCCACCACCACCAGCAACAGATGGTGCTACAAACGCAACGGACACTAGGTCAGTATCTAACATGAAATAAAtcactactaataataataataagacttgtaatgcgcacatatccaccctgctgggtgttcaaggcactaCCTAATTCTAGAGTTTTGTCTTAATTACataatgtttgattttgttcacggagttcgggaaagtactgagtatacagtgctaacacacatccgtgtatataggtaaaaccaaaattaatattctttatccctgatgcaaattagATATTACATCAAGCTATTAGATATTACATCAAGCTATTAGATATTATATCAAGCTATTAGATATTATATCAAGCTATTAGATATTATATCAAGCTATTAGATATTACATCAAGCTATTAGATATTACATCAAGCTATTAGATATTATATCAAGCTATTAGATATTATATCAAGCTATTAGATATTATATCAAGCTATTAGATATTATATCAAGCTATTAGATAttatctttctcaaaggctcaacgccttcaagaaagactctgctagggttgaaatgtcgCGCCACTCActatgtttttgcatttataccatttgAACAATAACTTAACGTTTAACTGTATTATTGGGGTTTTTTCTAGACGTCTTTGATGAATAAGTGTGCTCTGTAAATGTGtttattgtgttgtattgtattgaattgtattgtgttgtagacgaacaaatatttttaagccTCTGGTGATTTTAATTCGTTTCTATTGTATTTTTCCATTGTATATTGTTTATTTCTATAATTGCTTGTCatgtttattttgtgattttttgctgATTTTGAACTTATTGTTATACCTTGTTGTATGTTTCCCTGTAAGCGCCATGGAGCATTGTTTTtgatggatttggcgctatataaatttgtactattatttttattattattttgtgttaataGATTTAGATCCTCTTCATTTGACAACTCCTTCATCAACCGCCATCGCAATCTCACCACAATCGCCGTCAACATCAACGACGATCAATCCAGCCACAACCACTCCTTATCCTACCCGTCTTCATCCCAAGCGAGCTCCCCCCGTGGTCCCCTACTCAGCGGTCAGTACTCTGTCGACCGCGATGCAAGAATGGAGATGTTGAGGAATAGCTTGAGAGGGGCGGAGGCGCGGAATAACTTTCTTGGGAGGGCGCCCTCGTTGTCTAGGTCGAAGACCTTCAACGCGGGTCAACCACCGCAGAAACAGTATATATGCAAAGTGAGTTGAGAAAGCCTTTCTTTGCAGGCATGGtgttcattctttttttctgatttttcctgaaaaattgttattaaagacactggacagtattggtaattgtcaaggaccagtcttctcacttggtgtatctcaaccaatgcacaaaataacaaacctgtgaaaatttgagctcaagtggtcgtcgaagttgggagataataaagaaagaaaaaaacacccttgtcactcgaagttgtgtgcattcagatgcttgatttcgagacctcatattctaaatctgaggtctcaaaatcaaattcgtggaaaataacttctttctcgaaaactacatcacttcagagggagctgtttctcacaatgttttatactatcaacctctccccattactcgttaccaaggttaatgttatgcttataattattttgagtaattaccaatagtgtccactgccttgaataaGGAATGAAGAGTCTATTAGAGACTACACCATGTGGTCAATTAGGTCAGCCATGCGATAaagttgtttaaatttttatcaAAGGAACAAATTTAAGAGAAGAGTGAGTGAAATGCACAAATATAGTCTGGTCCCTTTCATTACTTCCACTGCAATACTCATTACTGGCTACAGGGGATCTGACAAAGGTTGCCTCTGTGTGTCATTTTAGTGTTTGATACTAGCGaccatgttttgtgtttttaaaccaaaatcaataaataaaaacttattgCCTTATTAATTCAGACAGTTGTGTGtccacctggaaaaaaaaccttagtTTTTAACTTAAATGTTGTTCATCTTTTTTCATCACAGCTTAATCGTAGTGATAGCGACAGTGCGATGGCCTTGCAGAGGCGAGCGCCATTCTTAAGGAATTCACTGGAGAGAAGGAGTTTAAGATGGAAACAGGTAAGAGCATCTTTGCTTCTCTCTAGACCTCTCACGGatgtcattttttatgtttgacTGCAGactagatagatagatagatagataattaTCTATGACTAACTAGTTAAATCCATCGTTGTCAGAGATGTGCTCATGCTCAGAGCATGTCGGAAAAGCACTACATGAGCAAGATACATGTACCAGTCGcagattgtgttttgtttggtaCCCTTATTCTGGAAAGCACAAGTTTGTAGTGCTTGAGTACTTTTTGTGCagaggcagctctatgaaatttggccgtgGTAACATTGCTGTCATCTACCCAACTAATTGCTTGCTACCATGTAAAGTTTAGAATCCTACTTGTAACAATTTCTGTCTGGTTTGCTTTTCTGCTTTTACAGCCAACTGGTCTATTAAACAAGAGGTCATTCCACCACAGGTCACCAAGTGACCTTGAGGTCAGTCTACAAGCATCCAAAGAGAGACACCTCCAGATACAGGAAGAGATTGAGAGGTTGAAGGAGATTAAGAGATGTGTTGAGCAGGCCAATACTAAGGGTAAGCTTGTCCTtggctatttttgtttttgcaaacctTCAGTTGATtcccagttggtagagcgtcggtACGTTAATTTGGAGGCCATTAGTTCTAGCCCCGCTCTACTAAATTTTTTTTCCAGTCGTTTCAGAAATTCAGTCAAGTTCCGTTTTCAATTACACTTTTAACTGCGATATTGATAAAACTGAGGGCTGTCCAGCATTTTGGCAACGGTACACCCTGAAGTCcgaaacaaaaaaatgtcaaagctTAATTTATatccaatttgaaaaaaataacttgtCAATGTTTGATTCCTGCACAGACGGTGAGAACTCTCACTCCTCAGTAAACAACAGCAGCGACATCTTAAGAAAGCTTTTAGCGAGTGCGGAGAAGACATCCCAAGTCCAGAAGAAGTACACCACCACCCAGCAGAAGACGGAATACGTAAGAAACGCTTTAAGTAAACAAACGTCACCCAAATCAAATTCTGTACATAGATCAGCGACTTTTAGCTAAATAAATTCATcatgcgtttttttttaaataatgttttttttataaagaattgATATTTATacgtatattaaaaaaaactctcttACTTTTccaaaagtttcaaaaatttgttttgtagcCAGGGCGCCATTTATTCAAAGCTCTCGATTTgaagtataaaataataaaataacatttttgtttagttctattaataatgataattattattttatttttaatgaggTGGAAAAGGGGGATTGATGCtcaaatttttttgaaattttatgcatttttagaaaaacaaaattcttgatGCTTAATGATTTTATCGCAATGTCTTTCTTCAATCTGgcaacaaagaaaaaattgtcaGACTTTTTGCAGCTCttgaataaattttaaaaatctttacCCATTTTTATAAATGTATTCAAAATCAACCTTTAAAATCATGGCGTACATGTAACAAAAGATAACAAATTTGTAGCAATCAAGTGCATTGTAATTTATCTGCaaagcttattttaaagctGTAGAagaattaaattatttaaattaatgATGACGAATTGTTCCATTTATATTGAATTTAAATCCATGTCCAATGGTTTCTATGCAAATCAGCGAGTGCCTGAATTAAAACCTGACGTTtaaaacaaaagagattttgTCTTTAAGGAAGGGTCATTCGGTTGTAATGATcccccaaaaatgttttatttgaaagcCTTCTTGTCATAAAGACGGTTATTTTAGTTAAGCATCCTGTGACAAATGTGAAACTCAAATGATCCCCTTCAGGCGACTGTTTGAGATTTAAATTTCCGTGTTCATCCAACTTGCTAGTCATGGATGAACTCAACGTTCTTAAGGAAaataattgcctccatgccccctggtcattgccttggtgctcctaaAATCACCAGTAgaagtttcctcatagggtgaaGCCCTTTatgaagaaaatgcct contains:
- the LOC117293623 gene encoding protein KIBRA-like, encoding MSRFRNGQLPLPAGWEEGRDYDGKSYYIDHNTRKTSWIDPRDRLTKPQTFADCSGDELPFGWEEACDPILGIYYIDHIDQTNQIEDPRVQWRQEQEMMLRDYLQQTDTDDTLAKQEICSVKQQRLQLAENEVQHLNDALNGWQSRTSLNSNSSTSSTRYDPDLLKVEVANAKARVAQIRSELTQMKAQVFLQNQEYRGNEKACSNPEIRYQSDDGVNYTESLVNSQDPITQVPSMVYHQHKLNTTLQSDLPGHFHYMGGGRLAEKERVRMKYEDAQRRCCLLQIQISELDEQQPSSQNEADKDRLLLISEKKELLRELKSVCQHKRSAEERQRIEAEKEAVIQQITDAKDEVTRVLHNRIKLQEKKDQLNQQLADITREAMQLESQLKSLSVSTLSSSSSRGSLSASSRGSLASSKGSLNSALSYTDMPPSQYSIDLNMKDIQQKVDALFHGSMEGMGSSAPNSPQHIKPSPANVMSVPGGVENHKSMTSLSSRSSLSSMSPPSSPSTAHLNGDIMRYDGPPPTYIDHLSTVQRQKNNIAGYLQTQGLEDDHLAGGLSQLTLNGGEGVMQMPHPQGAQDGGVLPGGGGVAVGGRGLVRLSMDPKIPGAEYNVEIIGNTPLSPISEGIAGVDLRRLESQSAAAARSVTAAVSDESMTGDSGVYEASNKRPTEADDDPYLVGLPSLNCAQIQLTLQYVSNEGVLVVALEQLRHIRALLPAECTKFYIKGDILPCPPNANLSFKTDNIEDTSLRVLGQTVSLPIMENKIGTKTLQLYVWSVGAMQLEECVGGTRISLANVNPRHSAKSQWHNIVNFKVLQMEAQRYAASTPSDSNHQSGELFTSRVRRASVGDKPSSTIEPPPPATDGATNATDTRFRSSSFDNSFINRHRNLTTIAVNINDDQSSHNHSLSYPSSSQASSPRGPLLSGQYSVDRDARMEMLRNSLRGAEARNNFLGRAPSLSRSKTFNAGQPPQKQYICKLNRSDSDSAMALQRRAPFLRNSLERRSLRWKQPTGLLNKRSFHHRSPSDLEVSLQASKERHLQIQEEIERLKEIKRCVEQANTKDGENSHSSVNNSSDILRKLLASAEKTSQVQKKYTTTQQKTEYVRNALSKQTSPKSNSVHRSATFS